In Neisseriaceae bacterium CLB008, one genomic interval encodes:
- a CDS encoding YaiI/YqxD family protein, with protein MQIWVDADACPVVIKDILFRAAEREQVNVTLVANRPMHTPPSPYIKNRVVAHGFDEADNEIVRLIEPNDLVITADIPLASDALAKKAVVISSRGEPFTLETIQERLTMRDFMDTLRGSGIHTGGPAALSPKDRQAFGQSLDKWLHLRRRLGQA; from the coding sequence ATGCAAATTTGGGTTGATGCCGATGCCTGCCCCGTGGTGATTAAAGACATTTTATTTCGGGCAGCCGAACGAGAGCAGGTCAACGTCACGCTGGTGGCGAACCGCCCCATGCATACGCCGCCGTCGCCCTACATTAAGAATCGCGTGGTGGCACACGGTTTTGATGAGGCGGACAATGAGATTGTGCGCTTGATTGAGCCTAATGACCTGGTGATCACCGCCGACATTCCTTTGGCCTCCGATGCCTTAGCCAAAAAAGCCGTTGTGATCAGTTCTCGTGGTGAACCGTTTACTCTCGAGACCATACAGGAGCGGCTGACCATGCGTGATTTTATGGATACTTTACGCGGCAGCGGCATCCACACGGGTGGGCCAGCTGCGCTGTCGCCGAAAGATCGCCAGGCTTTTGGTCAAAGCTTAGACAAATGGCTGCATTTACGCCGCCGTTTAGGTCAAGCTTAA